The window GGCATCACCTATAGTCATACTTTATCCCAAAACTTCACCGCAAGCACTGAAAACCATTCTTCCGTGAAAAGAGATAGTAGGTTCCAAATCGAAGAGCAAATAATCACAACAACATTCTCAGGCAAAAGTGTTTCGGAGAATGTTCCTAATTTGAAGACTGATGACAGTCCTACCTGTAAACTGCTGTTCGGAATAAGAGCCCATCCCTTTCCCGGGTATATTTTAATCCAGGTTTACCGTGTCCTCCTCTCCCAAATCCCCCTGCCCTGTCCACCTCCAACCCTTCTCCACTCTACACAACACTTTCCCGCAAACGGTTCAATAACAAAGACGCAGAAGAGGAACGGGTCAGCAGTGGAGACAAACAAAGAGGGTTGGAGATACTTTCGCCCTGACAACCAGTGGTGTAAGACTGCTGGGAAGCATTTCTCAAAAGAATCCCCAAATCTGAAAGACAATGCAATGAAACCCAAGCCCACCCTCTTTTTTTGTCTCTTCTCATAAAGAGATCTTTCCATCGAATCCCCCAAAGATGTTCAAAGAACCTTTGGAACCATTAGAACAATTGCCTGTACCTTCTGCCATGGTTTGGGGGGTTCCTGGGTCTCCTACAACTCCAGAAGAATCAGGCAATAAACGCTGGTTGTATCGTCAACAAGCCCGTTTTTCAGTAATCCCTCTTTGAAAACTATTGTATTTTCTTTCTCCTGGTCTCTTGTACAATATGGAGAGCGAGCCCCCTATGACTCTCCTATACCTCTAATATCAACCCCCACCTTTTCGGTCCAGCCCATGTGATGCTCAATTGCGATCTTCTGGCTGATAAATTAGACATTCCACGGTGATAGGGCCCAAATTCGCAGAGCGACCAATCAGTGACAAGGACCACCTAGCTCTTAGCAGCGGGGCATTGAGCGACCCCCACTCTTTTTCAGGACAGGAGAGAGCCACAACCCCCACACCGCCTGGAGCATTTGAATATGCATAGTCAGTCACTCAGGTGCATGGTTTCACGGAAACCATCCAAATTAAACCTTGCTCTTCCACATTCCACACCATCATGTTTGAAGTTAAAACGAAGGACATCTAAATCCAGAAGCATAAATCAACCTATAGCTGTGTTCTGTTTAAGTTTGTTGCattcacacaaaacacactacaAACATCACATTAAAATACATATATAAACCAAACAGAACATAGGTCGATATCAGAAAAATACATTCAGCAAGGGATAggaaaaaaacatgaacatgtaaaGTAGCTGATCTTGCAAAAAATATCCAGGATATGCCTACATGCATTCACCTTCGTTATTTCGTTTGAAACAATTTGAGCAAAGATATTTTGCTACTGTCATACATGTTTAGGATTACTATCGACCACACGctgtaaacaaataaacaaatgcgTATCTCTTGAGATATTTGTTCCACACAACCCTCCGGTGAAGGATGCTCATCATTTAGCATAACTTGTTTGCTATTGTGTCATAGCTTGGGGCTGCACGGTCTGTGAAAGGtcttttaattgactgatttccctcAGAATCGCTGACGGATGCAGATAATGAATGTGAACGTAAACAGAGGGATTGTGTTGCCTTGTGTGATAGGAGGGCCTATCTTTATAGGCTACACTTCTAGGCTATATGTAAAACCTGTCGGTCCCTGCACCGATTTGACACATATTGACACAGCTATTTATGGCCTCTGAAACCCAATGGTTCCGTGACGATGAGTCACCTTTACCGGATCTGCGCTCTAACTCAGCCATCTATGCTTTTCAATGGGAACTGTCATGACATTGACAGTGCAGGGGTCATCCGGCTTTCCTTACAGCACTGACTATGCAGCATTAACTCAATAGGCTACAAGACTTCATTTGATACAAGGGAACCTCATCACCTGTACCCTCCTGCCTTACATGTGGGCCAACGAGACCATGTGTGACAGTCATTTTGGGATGGACATAGGATCCTCCATCTTACCAAACCATGAATCATCCTAGAGCATGACCTACcgaagagatatggagagagagagagagagagagagagagagagagagagagagagagagagagaaagaaagagagagatatggggagagaaaaagagtgatagagagagtgagaagaagaaagagggagtGTGGCAGATGAAGGGgtccagggacagagagaaagagagaaagagagatgaagagcgAGAGGGGTTAGCTAATTAAAGCTAAATGACTGGTTTCATTCATATTCTCCTCTAATAATCCTCTGTCTCTCAGGCCAGGCTGCTACACTGCAGGCTTCTCTGGGTCACCATGGAGACGAAGGGCCCTggatctgtctgtcagagaacaaAGAGGGCTGGCCTTAAGGTGACCCGTGTCATACACTGGGGCTTAGTAATTACAATGCCTGGACACGTGCTCACTGGTCACACACACTGTAACCCCCCACccaactgccacacacacacacacgcatgctagCAAACACACAAATGCGTACGCCCACACCACCAGATGTTATGTAATAGTGACTGAAAGGGCTGGGGGGGTCTATGTGTTGACCGTCATTCCTCTAACAGCAGGCAAGATATCTGTAAGATTATCTACAACCAGGCTGCAAGAGTCTATTGTGTTTATCTTTTGACAAGGGTTCATTCATTTATTGTTTGTATGTTGTGTGGGGCATGAGGTGTACTGATCCATGTTTTCATATCAAGAACTGCTTTGAGTAGTTCACCTGTGAAACACACATGTTAGGGGCCTTGTGGTTGGTTGAATGAGAAAACAGCCCAGTGGCTCCATATGGTTTCAGCTGTCAGCTCCCCTCTCACCTTCCTCCCCCAGGGGGCAGAGCACTGATCAATAAGCTGATCAATCTATACCTGATCTATATATCATACTATGATGCTCTGTCAGATAGTCTTCCCTCCCACAAAAAAAACTAACATTTTGTTAGAAAAGATTGTGGCTTTTACATCTACTTTTTTCAATTACTGTGGTAAATTTTTCAGATGCACGTGGTCATAACTGATAACACTTGTCTTATGTTCAGAACCTTTGATTGAGCATTCATTGGAGTTAAACACTTCTTTCACCCATGAGTTATTCATGCAATGTCAACGTTTTTTGTGAAATACCATGAGaacattttttttctttagtCACCAATGCATCAAATAATGATAGGCTCACTGTTTAGTTATTTTAACTCATGTAATCTAATATCAAAAAATGCATGATACAATTTTCAAAACGGATATTTTTGAAATGCTGAATAGAAGGTATATAGCTATGTACCAGTATGTACCATTTTACagcataaaaaaaataaaaattgtatccAATGTTAAGTTTGGAGCATGTTGAGAAAAATGTCAGTCTTACCGTTTCAGTAATCTTACTGTAAACAGCACATACATAGAATAAATCATAAGATATAGGGGTATTATGGCATGTACTGTAAAGCAGAAGCCTACAGTAAAAAGGTATTGGGATAGCCTGTTATGCCAGTTCTGCCCCATGCAACATTGCACAAGATCAACTTTTCTATGTGACCTGTtactgtaactgctacagtatcacctctctctctctctgcttgacaAAATCATCAGCTTACAGTGTATCAATGAAACTCAGATAATGAGTGGAATATACTGTAATTTATAACCCAAGTATTTCAGCAGTGCATTGTACACTACTGCACCATAATTTCAAATAGAAGCACATAGAGCAATGTGTAAAGAGGTACTCTATTATATTGAAGCACACTGGCTGATGGAGTATGATAATGATGTAGTATTTACAGCCATGTCCATATATGATTTGGTTTTACCTTCCAACTTAAATTTAtgtcaattgatacatttatgATGTAAAAATATAGCATTTGACAATGTTTGGAAGTTCTTCAAATGTATACTAAACCAGGCACTATACAATTTTGGTTCAGTAGTTCAGTAGTATAATTACCCGTTTTTAACAATGAATAAAATGTATCTAGAGTGTTTGATTGGTTCATGTGTTGAAGTCAGTAACATGGAATAAGACTATTGGGGCTGTTGAAAGATCTTAAGGTGAGACAGTTTATCTCCAAGCCATCTGCTGAGGGAACCAATACATCAAACTACTGTTGGTTTTGCTGATTATCTGCCAAAAGGGGTTGAGCACAACGGTCTTAAAAAACAGTTCATTTTCACATAAGAATTTCAGATATTCACAGtcgtgtgtttgagtgtgtatatgtgtgtgtcagagcagaTAACATTTCTAGCTCACATTTGACGATAAACGTTCAAATAGCATTTTTGTTCTCTGTTTTATTGTCTCATataccggataggtgcagtgaaacgTGTTGTTTTACAAGGTCAGTAGTACGGCGCCCCTTGTGATATTTAGGAttaagtgcattgctcaagggcatatcGACAGACTTTACACCTTTCCGGCTTGCGTATTCGAACCAGTTTCTTTTTGGTTACTTATCACTAGACTATTTCAGCACCTTGGACAGCTCTTATCGTTAAAGCGAACGCCCTAAAAACAAACcgttaatgttttttttaaagttctaTCTAGCCCGTCCACGAAGACTAGGCCTAGTATTCAGAAGAAGGATTCATTTATCAAGACACAACGTTGTATTTTTTTATATCAAGTCAATTCCAGAGCTATAACACGGGATTGATGATTTACTTCAAGGTTTCTCGAGCTATATCGTTATTCGACAACGAAAAGTGTCCATGTTAAATTGTTCTCACAATTCAAACTCGTTTTAATGATACACGGAGTCCCCCTAGTGGTAACGGATGTATATGCATGCACACAGTGAGAGGTGACATCTTTCTCCATCATCGCTAAAGACCACTAAACCTGTCACTTTCATTAATACCGTATGCCTCGGATGCTCACCAGTCATATTTCACACATCAAGATTACTGTTAAACAATGTCTCTCTCATCCCACTAGATGTCACTCTGGTTCTGTTACAATTTTGCGGGGGCCTATACTGGATCGAGGCTTGTTTGAATGAAATAGATGGAGTTTATATTTTGATGCATGAAACCTAAAGACAAACTCATATACAAATCATAATGAAGACAAAATCAACAGAATAACATAATGAAACAAATTGTGTTAGCTATATATGCTAATGATCTTTGAATGATGGGTAAAATAAGAAGCCttttaaaaaagaaaataaaaaaataaaaataagaagcCTTAGCCTATAAAAAGCAACACAAGCACAGTCAGGTTTCCTCCATAACAGAAAAGCCTGACTGATTATTATGGAGAGAGGCTAGCTGTGCCAGTGGACTCGATCCGGGAGAAGATCCTAGCGGTGGGTGTTCACTCCACTCCGGTTCCCAGTGCCCGCTGCCGGTGCTGCGGCCCTAATCCCACCGTGTGAGTGGGTATCTGTCTGCCCCCCAGTAGCTAATCCTGCCAGGCCTTCTAGCTCGTCCAAAATGATGTGGTGGGTGGCATCATCTTTCATCTCAACCATCAACTTCAAAGCTTCcacatatttaaatgtttttaaatgacaTCCTCAGCCCACGGATGCTTCGTGGAATTGGAAATATCCCGTGTGAAATGCAATAATGATCAAGGCGAAGTATTTCAAAGATTTACGATTCTGAGTTGTTTGCTTCTATCGTTATTGGTATGGAACAAAATAAATCCTAAAAGTGCTCAAGGTGCCACACAAGAGCCCTTAGCCCTCTGTTATTTTATCTTTGTCATTGCTTTCACTCTCCACTACCATAAACTGACAAACTGTGTTCCACAGCCTGTAGCCATAGGCTATTTCATATAGCCAAAATCATACAAGTTTAATCTCTTTTGTGCAATAAATAGACGTCAATGTGTCCATATTGTAACATAAAGCCAACATAGCCTATAGTGTGAACAGCCAAATGATCCGCGAGAGAACGGATTTTCAAATAGGAGGATAGCAAGAGAATGCAACGTATCCTACTTCTTTCTACCCATAGATACTGAGTTAAAGTAACCATATATTAGAGCAAACAAAGGCAAAAGCAATAATAGGCTCCCCATTTGTTCCACGCGCGTTCTATTTTCCTCTCAGAACAGTGCGCGGGGTTAATCCATAGACAATAAAACCAGGGTTAATCCCACCCACCCTGCTCACCCCCGCAGCCTGGTGCTcagccacccctccccctcttcctcctgctgAGTTTCGTGAGAAAACGATCCATTTAAAAACCGTCTGCCTAAAACCGAACGTCGACCAAGTCTACGGTTCTGGAGATGTGATGGATTCTAACGGGTTGTTCCCGGAAAAGCAGGTTTAAATGCATAATCAAGGGAGACAAGAGACGGGATAAACAAGAGGTAGCGTTAGCAGGCGGGCGAGAGCAATTGCAGAAGACAAAGGTAACTGTGCTACGAACTATGTGATGAATTAACAGTCGAGAAGAACAGTTGGGAGTGTGCAGGAGGCAGAGTTTGAAAAAAGCTCCAGAGATTGTCTTTTGAAATATGAACAGAGCGACATGCTTTTTTTGTCTCCATCTCTTGAGCTCCGGGTGGTCGGGAAGCATAACAACCCTAACATGACGATGCCCTGAAATGGTAATGACAGTCAGTCATTATGAGAAGCTAAACTGTAACCGTTAGAGACATATCTGCTCTTCATGGATAtacagggagaaaggagagattcGGTTAAAAACACATCAGGAAAAATGATGGTTTGAGAGGCTATAGCTTAGATGTTTGAAGGGACATGTATTCGATTCTTTGCGTTCAAGTCGAAAATCGAACTCAAGCCACGAACGCTGGCACTCTGAAATCTATAACGAAATGCACAAGCCACTGCAGAGATTGAGTggcttttcccacatttttttcTTGCTAAGTGTGTATACTTGAAGACTATAGGCTAGATGTTGATGAAAGAGACTGACATAGATCTACTTATGATATAGTTTCAACGAAAGCACATAGCGGTCTATAGGCTACTTTCAGCACCTCGGACAGCGACCAAAATGACACGGCTGCGCAAGAAAGCTTTCATTGCACTTTTCTTATTCACTCTCTTCATCTTCGGGACCATGATGGGCCTCAGAACACTGAAACCCAGCGATGGCTTCTCAGACCTTGCCCCGGGGATGGGAGAGTTTGTGAGGGAAAGAGGAGGCGACCACCGACGGCCAGTCTCAAACGACATGGTAGTTTCCCCTGGTCAGTCCTATCTAGCCAGCGACACCAAAGTCGTCTTCACAAAATCCGACCGTGACTACAGTATATTCTACGACGTACAAATATTCTATTACCTGTGGTATGGCACCCCACAGATGGACGGTAAATATATTCACTGGGACCATGTTCTAGTGCCGCACTGGGACCCTAAGATCGCCCCCAGCCACGCCAAAGGAAGACATACTCCTCCAGAGGACATTGCGTCGAGTTTCTTCCCGGAGCTAGGACCATACAGTTCTAGAGACCCCTCCGTGCTGGAGTCACATATGTCGCAAATTGAAGCGGCTGCAGCAGGTGAGGGATTTTGGCACCACTAACCCCCCAAACTTAAATATTACCACCAAAAGGTGTCCTGAACATGATACTGTACCTCTCAAATATTGAAGTATTAAAGTAGCTTCACTTAAACTCCTCCATTCATCTGCACCAATTTTATGAAGGGTTGTTCTATCCTTATGTCAATATTTATACCAGAGACATCACTAACTGTTTCCGCCTCAGGTGTACTGGTTCTGTCCTGGTATCCACCTGGCATTGCAGACAACCATGGTGAGCCATGTGAAGACCTGGTGCCTGCTGTCATGGACGCTGCCCACAGACACAGCATCAAGGTAACTGGTGAGAGAACCGGTATGTTTTTACAATTTCTGGTGCTTTACTGAATTCATAAATGTCTGGCTGcatggttggggtcaattccattccaATTTAGTCAGTTGGAATTTCAGTTGACTTCCGGATtggactgaattgaaatggaattcacCCCaaccctggctggctggctggcagtgaTGATTGGTTGGTAGGTGCTTCCAGGTTTATGTTGTTCACTCAGATTGTGTAACAGTCTGTCACAAGAGACTATGTTAACTCCGACCTTTGTTGTAGTAGTCTAAGTGAGTATCAGTCATGGCCTTTGAGCCTAGATAAAAACATAAAAATATTCCTGTTACCAAAACTAAGTGAGCAGCCACAGTGTACGTCATGACTTCACTGTGTTCACTCGAAGACAGACGCAATGCATTTCATTTTTAGAGGTGAAGTGTGGGATTTTGGAATGTATTTTCTATGTATAAAACCATCTGTTGTAGCCCACTTTCTTCCTCCATCTTGTATATTATTGATGTAGGCAGAGAAAACACATTTCTTCAACAACCTCACAAGTCTTTGGGTGCTTCACAAGGTCCTCTGAAGGCAGACAAAAAAAAGAATCAGGATTTTTAAACCGAGGGAAGACAGTTTCCATTTGACTTGGAAGAGTGATTCAGGGTACACGGTTCAAGCCCCTCTTATACTGCTTGACTTTCAGTCTATTGAAGCCAGTATAGATGTGCTGTACATTCATGCACGCACCCACACAaggacacactcacacaaacagcaTTGGCATAACTGGGGCTGACCATGCAGCCTGAGGCCTGTGTGCATGGCACAAGAGGGTCTTGCGTgggcacacactcactcactcactcacacacacagtttatacAACTGAGGAAAGAGCCTCGTTGAACAGCACATCAGCTCACCTTGCCACTCTGCCTCTGATTTCAAAACCAGCCACGACACAAACTGACAGCCCAGCTTGGTCGCTGCTATGTCAAACACAGTGTTGGCATGGAAACTGTTTATGAAGACCTTGCAGCCTCTTAAaagaaagagagccagagagagggagtgggtgttCTTCCCTTTCTATCTAGCCCGCCATGCTCCGTCATTCATGGCTCGACTGTTCTATCAACAGTTGACGGTGAGGTGAAGTAGACCTTTTGCTATACAGCAGCTGAGGTAAACATCCTAGTTGTCAGGCAGTTTAAGACTGGTCCCatatatgtttgtgctgtctcaACAATGACAGTAGGtgttggctatacagcacaaagagatctgggatcaggctcgttgttacggttttctagtggtgatgaaggagagtcggaccaaactgcagcgtgtcgattgcgatccatatttattaaacaaaacgtaaacacgactaaacaataaacgtaatgaaaaccgaaaacagcctatctagtgcaaactaacagcgagtacaagtaagacactaaggacaatcacccacgacaaactcaaagaatatggctgcctaaatatggttcccaatcagagacaacgataagcacctgcctctgattgagaaccactccagacagccatagactttgctagacaacccactaagctacaatcccaataccaccaccaaaaccccaagacaaacacaccacaattacaaaaaccccatgccacaccctggcctgaccaaatacataaagataaacacaaaatactttgaccagggcgtgacactcgtCTAATCCTGGGGTGAGAGAGGGCAGCTGCTACAGTCGTATTCATGTAATCTGTGTCACAGCAATCACAGCCATCTAAATGCTGAGAGACTCCCTGTTGATCCTTCAAGGTGTGGTGTGTGAAATCTGGATCAGATCCAGGTCTcccttaaaaaaaatgtttttaaacctCAAGCAATTTCATCCTGGTTTGATGTTTGATGTATAGACCTTATATGTATGCCATATGCTGTAAGGCCCCGGTATGGTTCATTGAAGGGTTGGCAGGTATTATCTCTCAGTTGCAGCAAAGACACAGTCACAGAGAGAAAAAGGCCTTAGGTAATACTTTAAAGTAGAGAGTATTATTGCCTTAAAGTAGAGAGCAGTATCCTGATTATTATCTCCAGCAGATAAAGTTCACTGCCGCGACACTGGAAGGAATACAACTCCAAAATCCCTTCTCTTTTCTTAAAAGAGGATGGAGGATCACTTGAGATCAAAGAGAGGGTGAGGTCCTGAGTTCGGATAATGGATATGATCCATGGATAGGAGTGTCTGCTTCAGTGGTCcgctcttcctcatcctcttcctcttcctcgctGCATTCTCTTTCAATTTTCAAGAAACTAAAACTCAGTCCacatcctgctcctctctctcaagtCAGCTCCTGGGacacgctctctcgctctcacgcaTGTTCACGCACACGCATCATTCTGTTTGATTGCTGATGTTACCTGGAACAATCCCTATGGGGCCCCAGAGTCAGAGAAGGAAGATTTATTTAAAGATGATCCACCAGCTAAGTGATCTCTGATTGGCTGATCCCAGCCCGGAGGCCTCTGACACACACTGCTCGCCTGGTCCCCAAAATAACTGTCATTCTGGATGGACACTGGGATGCATGAAATTTGAGTACCCACATATGGATTCTCTGAGCCTCAGGAAAAGGTTATCTATTTAAGGATGGATAAGCTAGTTGGAGGATACATGACGAAGCACATTGGTTTTAACAATAATGAAGCATTTCTGAAATCCATTTCCATTGCCCTCTAAGAGTTGCCGAATATTTCCGTCTGTTCATGTACTTTAGGATTATTTTACTATGCCAGTGATTTGAACAGTCAAACTCACAAATGGTGCTCACCACTCACCACACCTTACCAATTGAATTCTGAAGGCATTGCCATACTGCTTTTTAATACCACAATCAAATGGCAATGTGCTGATATACTACTGAATATTACTTCTTCCTTTACAGAACCGTGTTTACATTCAAGTGGTATAATAATGCTTCAAAGACCTTGAAAATGTGTATTGCAGAGAGTATTGTCCTCTTTATTAAGGGTTTATAATGATCCATATCCCTACTCTGTTCACACAGGTGGCGTTCCACATCCAGCCGTACAAGGGTCGGACCGACCTCAGCATGCATGATAACATCAAATACATAATTGACAAGTAGGTTGATCTTCCACTGTCCTATTATCCacatctctttttctctttctccgtctctaGATCATTGACAAGTAGATTGGCCTTCGACTGTTCTGTACATCTGCGTCCTCTAGCCAGCCACTCCACTTCTCATCTaatctcctttcctttcctttctcctttcctttcctttctccacTTCTATCTCCACTCTCACTTCCCCCTATCGGTCTCTCACttcccccacttctctctctcgctctctccacttctctcgctgtctctcgctctccccacctctcttcctttcgctctctctgcctcactttctcctctctcaACATCACACTCATACAGATGAAGATTTTCTTATCACTTACTTTAAGCCAAAGGTCAGAGCTCTGCTTtccatattaatgtccagtgTCATTGGAGGTCTGGGGATCTGGAGAAATCTGAGTCCTCTTCAGGTctgaaggaggtagagagaatgAAACTGCAAGTAGCCTTTGTCCTGATTGGATTACTTTCACTTTCATTATTAGAGTATTCATCTGAGGGCTTCAGACAATTGATAGTGCCACTAAAAGATTTGTACCTGTGGAAAAATGTATGAAAAGAGTTTGGCTATGGAACAGACCAGCAGTAGCCTGCAGGTCCCACATCTCTTTGCGCCGTCTTGCCAACTCCaatggtcattgtcatgccaaacatatTCATAACAACAACTATAGTAGAGGACAAGCGTAGAGGGCAGAAAATGAATATGTGATTGTTTATCTAATGAGGCATGATAGTGATCCACCTAAACATTGTCCAAACATTGAGACACCCTCTGAGGTTGGGCAGTAGGGTTGGTGTATCGTTGTCAAGCTTACTGAACAGTGATGATTGTGATTGAGGACAAGCCTAGTATACCTTGTTTCCAGGGCGAGATGTTTCTGCCAACTTCTGCACAACCAACTGTGCTATCCATCTGCCTGAAAAGAAAccacagagagaatgagaagggaggggggaggggatgcATTTCTATCATCTGATCTCTCCATCTACAATGTTCACACACTCCAAACTTGCTCTTGAAAATAATAGCACTATTCCACATAATAGCATTTTCTGTAGACATCTGACACTTCACCCAATTGAGAACGCTTCTGTTGGCAGAACCTGCTGCTTTGTAACAAGTGTATATAtcctactgttcaaaagtttggggtcacttagaaatgtccttgtttttgaaataaaaacacattttttgtcaattataataacattaaattgatcagaaatacagtgtagacattgttaatgttgatttttaatggaatatctacagttgaagtcggaagtctacatacagattagccaaatacatttaaactcagtttttcacaattcctgacatttaatccgagtaaaaattcactgtcttaggtcagtgaatttttttttattttaagaatgtgaaatgtcagaataatagtagagagaacgatttatttcagctttcatttctttcatcacattcccagtgggtcagaagtttacatacaatcaattagtatttggtagcattgcctttaaattgtttaacttgggtcaaatgttttgggtagccttccacaagcttcccacaataagtttggtgaattttgtcccattcctcctaacagagctggtgtaactgagtcaggtttgtaggcctccttgctcgtgcgtgcttttttagttctgcccacaacatttctatgtgattgaggttagggctttgtgatggccactccaataccttgactttgttgttcttaagccattttgccacaattttggaagtatgcttggggtcattgtccatttggaagacccatttgcgacaaagctttaacttcctgactgatgtcttgagatgttgcttcaatatatccacataattatcctgtctcatgatgccatctattttgtgaagtgcaccagtccctcctgcagcaaagcacccccacaacatgatgatgccaccccatgcttcacggttgggatgctgttcttcggcttgcaagcctccccctttttcctccaaacataatgatggtcattatggccaaacagttctatttttatttcatcagaccagaggacatttctccaaaaagtaagatctttgtccccatgtgcagtttcaaaccgtagtctggcttt of the Oncorhynchus tshawytscha isolate Ot180627B linkage group LG31, Otsh_v2.0, whole genome shotgun sequence genome contains:
- the LOC112229631 gene encoding glycoprotein endo-alpha-1,2-mannosidase-like protein, which produces MTRLRKKAFIALFLFTLFIFGTMMGLRTLKPSDGFSDLAPGMGEFVRERGGDHRRPVSNDMVVSPGQSYLASDTKVVFTKSDRDYSIFYDVQIFYYLWYGTPQMDGKYIHWDHVLVPHWDPKIAPSHAKGRHTPPEDIASSFFPELGPYSSRDPSVLESHMSQIEAAAAGVLVLSWYPPGIADNHGEPCEDLVPAVMDAAHRHSIKVAFHIQPYKGRTDLSMHDNIKYIIDKYGNHGAFYRFRLTTGRILPLFYVYDSYLTSPEAWADLLHPAGAHTLRGTPYDGVFLALVVEERHKHEILAGGFDGMYTYFASNGFSFGSSHQNWKAVKAFCDGNNLLFVPSAGPGYVDTAVRPWNNHNTRNRVNGRYYETSLEAALSVRPEIVTITSFNEWHEGTQIEKAVPRKTVSRLYLDYQPHRSDLYLELTRKWAEHFNKEKDKWLM